In Deferribacter desulfuricans SSM1, the following are encoded in one genomic region:
- the dnaB gene encoding replicative DNA helicase, whose translation MQKTNFRTPPHNLEAEQGVLASILIDEKALDKVIHLLNADDFYHPAHKLIFSTLIKLAQENKPLDIVTLISKLTDENKIEEAGGIDYISSLTDIIPNAANVGYYATIVKDKALLRNLIEISGKISSKAYEFSGDITELLDETEKEIFKLAEYKLKGDIRPLSELISESFELLQNLYEKKEDIIGIPSGYTDLDKLTNGFQDSDLIIVAGRPGMGKTAFALNIALNASYRFDKSIAIFSLEMSANQLVQRLLATEAKIESSKLRSGKLNMEEWNRLASVGGELNDLKLFIDDTPAISVMELRAKCRRLKKEHGLDMVIVDYLQLMSGSNVDSREQQISEISRSLKALAKELNIPVIALSQLNRSVENRSDKRPQPSDLRESGAIEQDADLIIFLYRDEVYHKDSKFQGLCEVIVAKHRNGPTGSVYLAFLKEFTRFENAELRTV comes from the coding sequence ATGCAGAAAACTAATTTTAGAACCCCTCCTCACAACTTAGAAGCTGAGCAAGGGGTATTAGCCTCAATACTTATAGACGAAAAAGCTCTCGATAAAGTTATACACCTTTTAAATGCTGATGATTTTTATCATCCTGCTCATAAACTAATATTTTCAACATTAATTAAATTAGCTCAAGAAAACAAACCTTTAGACATAGTAACACTGATATCTAAGCTAACAGATGAAAACAAAATTGAAGAAGCTGGTGGAATAGATTATATCAGCTCACTTACAGATATCATACCAAATGCTGCCAATGTTGGATACTATGCGACAATAGTAAAAGATAAAGCATTACTTAGAAATTTAATCGAAATAAGTGGTAAAATAAGTTCAAAAGCATATGAATTTTCTGGTGACATCACTGAACTATTAGATGAAACAGAAAAAGAGATTTTTAAGTTAGCAGAATATAAGTTAAAGGGTGATATTCGACCACTTTCTGAACTTATATCCGAAAGTTTTGAGCTCTTACAAAACCTATACGAAAAAAAAGAAGATATTATAGGTATTCCATCAGGTTATACAGATCTGGATAAATTAACAAACGGTTTTCAAGACTCTGATTTAATAATTGTGGCTGGTAGACCCGGTATGGGTAAAACTGCTTTTGCTTTAAATATAGCACTAAATGCAAGCTATCGATTTGATAAATCTATTGCAATCTTTTCATTAGAGATGTCAGCAAATCAGCTTGTCCAAAGGTTACTTGCTACTGAGGCCAAAATAGAGTCATCAAAACTCAGAAGCGGTAAACTAAACATGGAAGAGTGGAACAGACTTGCCTCAGTCGGGGGGGAATTAAATGATTTAAAACTTTTTATTGATGACACTCCAGCTATTTCTGTTATGGAACTTCGAGCAAAATGTAGAAGATTAAAAAAAGAACATGGTCTTGATATGGTGATAGTGGATTACCTACAACTTATGTCAGGAAGTAACGTAGATTCGAGAGAGCAGCAAATATCAGAAATTTCTAGATCTTTAAAAGCTCTTGCTAAAGAGCTTAATATACCTGTCATTGCATTATCACAGCTCAATAGAAGTGTAGAAAATAGAAGTGACAAAAGACCACAACCATCAGATCTTAGAGAATCTGGAGCAATAGAACAGGACGCTGACCTAATAATATTTTTATATAGGGATGAGGTCTATCATAAAGATAGTAAATTTCAAGGGCTATGTGAAGTTATTGTTGCAAAACATAGAAATGGGCCTACAGGCAGTGTATATCTTGCCTTTCTTAAAGAATTTACAAGGTTTGAAAATGCAGAGCTCAGGACTGTATAG
- the rplI gene encoding 50S ribosomal protein L9 — MKVIFLKDVKGVAKAGEIKNVKDGYARNFLFKKNLAVEATPANIKKLEEKKLRMQEAEIQKQQDAENLAKKLNEVVVKLSKKAGENGKLFGAVTAAELEEELNKLGIKIDKKQIDLQEPIKQTGEYNVKINLYKKIKGEFKVIVDAEN; from the coding sequence ATGAAAGTAATTTTTCTTAAAGATGTAAAAGGGGTAGCAAAAGCTGGCGAAATAAAAAATGTAAAAGATGGTTATGCTAGAAACTTTTTATTTAAGAAGAACCTTGCTGTAGAAGCAACTCCCGCTAATATAAAAAAGTTAGAAGAGAAAAAACTCAGGATGCAAGAAGCAGAAATACAAAAGCAACAAGATGCTGAAAACTTAGCAAAAAAACTAAACGAAGTAGTAGTAAAACTTTCCAAAAAAGCTGGAGAAAATGGGAAACTTTTTGGAGCTGTAACAGCTGCTGAGTTAGAAGAAGAGCTAAATAAGCTTGGTATTAAAATAGATAAAAAACAGATAGACTTACAAGAACCTATCAAACAAACTGGTGAATATAATGTTAAGATAAACTTATACAAAAAAATAAAAGGTGAATTTAAGGTTATAGTAGATGCAGAAAACTAA